In one Limosilactobacillus oris genomic region, the following are encoded:
- a CDS encoding methyltransferase domain-containing protein, producing the protein MKKIERQRQFVQDHLNLFRCPNCQAPMAKVEGNSIYCAHGHQIDFNRHGYLHFLNGAADTEYGRQMFLARRQLLSAGLFEPIVKTVADQLPVRPQTILDVGTGEGTPLRQLAALRAGCDDTLIGFDISKAGVTLATQLGLCAFFCVADLRQLPFNAGSFDTIMELFSPSDYAEFNRVLAPGGRVIKVVPNSDYLAELRQLLYGTGQANSHYDNQRVVDLFRHHYPDAQQIRVRYEFTIPAGLQAALVEMTPLHWGKGARKLTAQDLEALTMVTVDVSVLTGTKMK; encoded by the coding sequence ATGAAAAAGATTGAACGACAACGTCAATTTGTCCAAGACCACCTTAATCTGTTTCGGTGCCCGAACTGCCAGGCACCGATGGCAAAGGTCGAAGGCAACAGCATCTACTGTGCCCATGGTCACCAGATTGACTTTAACCGCCATGGCTACCTTCACTTTTTAAACGGGGCCGCCGACACGGAATATGGCCGGCAAATGTTTCTGGCTCGTCGCCAGCTGCTGAGTGCGGGCCTGTTTGAACCGATTGTGAAGACGGTGGCTGACCAGTTGCCGGTCCGGCCCCAAACCATCTTGGACGTTGGAACGGGGGAGGGGACCCCGCTGCGGCAGCTGGCGGCTCTGCGCGCTGGTTGCGACGATACCCTGATCGGCTTTGATATTTCCAAAGCGGGGGTGACTCTGGCGACCCAGCTAGGACTGTGCGCCTTCTTTTGCGTGGCCGACCTGCGCCAGCTGCCGTTTAATGCTGGCAGCTTTGATACCATCATGGAACTATTTTCCCCGTCCGACTATGCGGAATTCAATCGGGTGCTGGCACCTGGTGGGCGGGTGATCAAGGTCGTACCCAATAGTGACTACCTGGCTGAATTGCGCCAGCTCTTATACGGGACCGGCCAGGCCAATTCCCACTATGATAATCAGCGGGTGGTCGATCTCTTCCGGCACCATTACCCCGATGCCCAGCAGATCCGAGTTCGCTATGAGTTCACCATTCCCGCTGGCTTACAGGCGGCGTTGGTGGAGATGACCCCGCTCCACTGGGGGAAGGGCGCAAGAAAATTGACCGCCCAGGACCTGGAAGCGTTGACGATGGTGACGGTCGATGTAAGCGTCCTGACGGGGACAAAAATGAAATAA
- a CDS encoding tRNA (cytidine(34)-2'-O)-methyltransferase — protein sequence MTNHIVLFEPLFPANTGNIARTCAGTNTALHLIKPLGFSTDDKHMKRAGLDYWDKVKITYHDDLPAFLATIPDMEKLYIVSKFANHDYTDVDYTGAGDHYFLFGKETTGLPEAFMRKYPENAIRIPQNDDNIRALNLSNSAAIVIYEALRQQSFPNLARVHTYQHDKLK from the coding sequence ATGACTAACCACATTGTCTTATTTGAACCCCTTTTCCCGGCCAACACCGGTAATATTGCCCGGACCTGCGCGGGAACCAACACCGCCCTGCACCTGATCAAACCGCTGGGCTTTTCCACTGACGACAAGCACATGAAGCGGGCCGGCCTGGACTACTGGGACAAGGTCAAAATCACCTATCACGATGACCTGCCAGCCTTTCTAGCAACAATCCCGGATATGGAGAAGCTCTACATTGTGTCGAAGTTCGCGAACCATGATTACACTGACGTGGACTATACGGGTGCGGGGGACCACTATTTCTTGTTCGGCAAGGAAACTACCGGACTGCCGGAAGCCTTTATGCGGAAGTACCCGGAGAATGCCATCCGGATTCCCCAAAATGATGATAATATCCGGGCATTAAACCTGTCGAATAGTGCGGCTATCGTCATTTATGAGGCCTTGCGGCAGCAAAGTTTCCCCAACTTGGCACGGGTACACACCTACCAGCATGACAAGTTGAAATAA
- a CDS encoding FtsK/SpoIIIE family DNA translocase, with the protein MARRKRSTNRRTAKTKGRRSSQAKKEARLVNNLVGLIVSLLMLLGLTNLGSLGTFIANCFRILVGESYPLAIITVMIFSLSYTFYAQAPRLKLRWVAGYLVTYTGLLLWLHVLMVSQQNVHANFIPVTWSNLSRVLFNGDNTVPIGGGMLGAYLYNGSDFLVSQVGTGILAWLLIVAGLVIFFALPWRRFLALTGRGIQRLGMGLRAASQSVRDYADRPAVTSAINKSQSASQPAEEKTAVPAAQAPAAPADEAPAAEPVQPQPAPKITVASSKQEDEPAPSDSPDTDLPMTGVTAQEDKDYQLPPLDLLTKVPATDQQGDLKNIQQNTKTLQTTLQSFGVKATVENVNLGPSVTKYELRPAVGVKVSRITHLADDLALALAAKDIRIEAPIPGKSLIGIEVPNKQVATVGFRDMFEAAPADDHPLNVPLGRTVTGDVEMADLTKMPHLLIAGATGSGKSVAINVILTSILLKAKPHQVKLLLIDPKKVELSVYNGIPHLLSPVVSEPKKAARALGKVVAEMERRYELFAKFGVRNLAGYNKLVQDNNSQEDSTDQPSLPLILVVVDELADLMMTVSNDVEDAIVRIAQMGRAAGIHMILATQRPSVDVITGLIKANVPSRIAFAVSSGIDSRTIIDTNGAEKLLGRGDMLFEPIDQNKPTRVQGAFISDRDVEAVVDYIKQEQPAEYDENMVVTDQEMAVEEEQEDEDELFPEALKFVVAEQKASTSLIQRRFRIGYNRAARIIDDLEQRGYIGPANGSKPREVFKQPDTDQEPPAE; encoded by the coding sequence ATGGCGCGAAGAAAACGGTCGACGAACCGGCGCACGGCGAAGACGAAGGGCCGGCGAAGTAGCCAGGCAAAGAAAGAAGCCCGTCTGGTGAATAACTTGGTCGGGCTGATCGTTAGTTTACTGATGCTCCTTGGTTTAACCAACCTGGGCAGCCTCGGGACATTTATCGCTAACTGCTTCCGGATCCTGGTGGGGGAGAGTTACCCCCTTGCTATCATTACCGTGATGATTTTCTCCTTATCCTATACTTTTTACGCTCAGGCACCGCGACTGAAGCTGCGGTGGGTTGCTGGCTACCTGGTAACTTATACCGGATTGTTGTTATGGCTCCACGTCCTGATGGTTAGCCAGCAAAATGTCCATGCCAACTTTATTCCGGTCACCTGGAGCAACCTCAGTCGGGTCCTCTTCAACGGCGATAACACGGTGCCGATTGGTGGGGGGATGCTCGGAGCCTACTTATATAACGGGAGCGACTTCCTGGTTTCCCAGGTTGGTACCGGGATCCTGGCCTGGCTACTGATAGTTGCGGGGCTAGTAATCTTTTTTGCCCTGCCGTGGCGGCGATTTTTGGCACTCACCGGCAGGGGAATCCAGCGCTTGGGAATGGGGCTGCGAGCGGCTAGTCAAAGTGTTCGGGACTACGCTGACCGGCCAGCAGTCACCTCGGCGATTAATAAGAGTCAGTCAGCTAGTCAGCCAGCGGAAGAAAAGACGGCGGTCCCAGCTGCACAAGCACCGGCTGCCCCAGCAGATGAAGCTCCGGCGGCTGAACCGGTCCAACCACAACCAGCACCGAAGATTACCGTGGCTAGCAGCAAACAGGAGGATGAGCCGGCACCGAGCGATTCTCCTGACACCGACCTGCCAATGACGGGGGTAACGGCGCAGGAGGATAAGGACTACCAGCTGCCACCGCTGGACCTGCTGACTAAGGTCCCGGCAACGGACCAGCAGGGCGACCTGAAAAACATCCAGCAGAATACAAAAACCCTGCAGACGACCCTTCAATCCTTTGGGGTGAAAGCTACGGTGGAAAACGTCAATCTTGGCCCGTCCGTTACCAAGTATGAACTGCGGCCCGCGGTCGGGGTCAAAGTCAGCCGAATTACCCACCTAGCTGACGACCTGGCCCTGGCGCTGGCCGCCAAGGATATTCGGATTGAGGCGCCGATTCCCGGTAAGTCCTTGATTGGGATTGAGGTACCAAATAAGCAGGTCGCCACCGTCGGCTTCCGTGACATGTTTGAAGCGGCACCGGCCGACGATCACCCACTGAACGTTCCATTAGGCCGGACAGTGACCGGCGACGTGGAGATGGCGGACCTGACGAAGATGCCCCACCTCCTCATTGCCGGGGCGACCGGGAGTGGGAAGTCGGTCGCCATTAACGTCATCTTGACCAGTATTCTTCTCAAGGCTAAACCCCACCAGGTCAAACTGTTGCTGATTGACCCGAAAAAAGTGGAGTTGAGTGTCTACAACGGAATTCCCCACTTGCTCAGTCCAGTGGTCTCGGAACCTAAAAAGGCGGCCCGGGCACTGGGCAAGGTGGTGGCTGAAATGGAACGCCGTTACGAGCTCTTTGCAAAGTTTGGTGTCCGCAACCTAGCCGGCTACAACAAATTAGTCCAGGACAATAACAGCCAGGAAGATAGTACGGATCAACCGAGCTTACCACTAATCTTGGTTGTCGTCGATGAGCTGGCGGACCTGATGATGACCGTTTCCAATGATGTTGAAGATGCCATTGTCCGGATTGCCCAAATGGGACGGGCCGCCGGGATTCACATGATTCTCGCAACCCAGCGGCCGTCGGTAGACGTTATTACCGGATTGATCAAGGCCAACGTGCCTTCCCGGATTGCCTTTGCCGTTTCTAGCGGAATCGACTCCCGAACGATTATTGACACCAACGGAGCTGAAAAATTGCTTGGGCGGGGGGATATGCTCTTTGAGCCAATCGATCAAAACAAACCGACCCGGGTTCAGGGGGCCTTTATTTCTGACCGGGACGTCGAAGCAGTGGTTGACTACATCAAGCAGGAACAACCGGCGGAATACGATGAGAACATGGTCGTGACTGACCAGGAGATGGCGGTTGAAGAAGAACAGGAAGACGAGGACGAACTGTTCCCAGAGGCCCTTAAATTTGTGGTGGCGGAGCAGAAAGCCTCGACCTCGTTGATTCAGCGCCGCTTCCGGATTGGCTATAACAGGGCCGCCCGGATTATTGACGATTTGGAGCAACGGGGGTACATCGGCCCCGCCAACGGTTCCAAGCCCCGGGAAGTATTTAAACAGCCGGATACTGACCAGGAACCACCAGCGGAATAG
- a CDS encoding DUF4044 domain-containing protein, producing the protein MQHKKKTRFQKITMVAIWLMLIAMLGSLIFSAVVSLMGN; encoded by the coding sequence ATGCAACATAAAAAGAAAACGCGGTTTCAGAAAATAACAATGGTGGCTATTTGGCTAATGCTGATTGCCATGCTCGGCTCGTTGATTTTCAGCGCAGTTGTATCGTTGATGGGAAACTAG
- the mraZ gene encoding division/cell wall cluster transcriptional repressor MraZ codes for MLMGEYNHVIDAKGRLIIPAKFRDQLGASFVITRGLDGCLFGYPQAEWQRLEAKLAALPLTKRDARAFVRFLYSAATECELDRQGRVNIPAILRQHASLQKDCVIIGVSNRFEIWSADRWNDYSATTADNFDEIAEDLQIDF; via the coding sequence GTGCTCATGGGTGAATATAATCACGTGATTGACGCCAAGGGACGCCTGATTATCCCCGCCAAGTTTCGCGACCAGTTAGGGGCTTCTTTCGTTATTACCCGGGGGCTCGATGGTTGCTTGTTTGGCTATCCACAAGCGGAATGGCAACGGCTGGAAGCTAAGCTGGCGGCCCTGCCACTGACGAAGCGGGATGCCCGGGCATTTGTCCGTTTCCTATACTCGGCGGCGACGGAGTGCGAGCTTGACCGCCAGGGCCGGGTCAATATTCCCGCCATTTTACGACAGCACGCGTCCCTCCAAAAAGACTGCGTGATTATTGGTGTTTCTAACCGGTTCGAAATTTGGAGTGCCGACCGGTGGAACGATTACTCGGCTACTACCGCGGATAATTTCGATGAGATTGCCGAGGACCTGCAGATTGACTTCTAG